A single window of Nicotiana sylvestris chromosome 3, ASM39365v2, whole genome shotgun sequence DNA harbors:
- the LOC104211519 gene encoding uncharacterized protein, translating to MACKFEEPEFWLPSEFLTDDEILMGHGNLKKTEGHRNDFSDLNLCFPTDFPYDFCPTVLGSPVDSFAGSTETESDEEDALAGLTRQLTRTTLNSNLSQHQIEKNWVHSGSPQSTLAQIGSWSVRSSGSSDGSPNGLSQVSSPPTSPLGAQNDAWNLIYQAAGQVARMKMHGWFRPTRNQGLPGPPRSVHHPVHTSAPMKSPNSSFSNNTHLEQARREQMARQQSSAMLNRQVKNGWFNEQPVCQNRGLRSGFGVGGFVESNRCGRVVGDSGQTGWSALPFEQQNHYQGQSGSGMRAGHMGGSGNCGVVKKRECAGTGVFLPRRYCSQNSTDSRKKPGCSTAWLPARVVESLNKNIDGLNGIPSQHQHQPHALPQPPRFNSEYEIIMARRNALLAQQRRNLQQEGTMNLEVRLPQEWTY from the exons ATGGCTTGTAaatttgaagaaccagagttttgGTTGCCTTCTGAGTTCCTAACGGACGACGAAATACTCATGGGACATGGTAACTTGAAGAAGACGGAGGGACACAGGAACGATTTCTCAGACTTGAATCTCTGTTTCCCCACTGATTTCCCTTATGATTTTTGTCCGACGGTGTTGGGTTCTCCTGTTGACTCTTTTGCTGGTTCCACTGAGACAGAAAGCGATGAGGAAGACGCTCTTGCTGGGTTAACTCGTCAGCTAACCCGCACGACTCTTAACTCAAACCTTTCCCAGCATCAAATCGAG AAAAATTGGGTGCACTCTGGTTCACCTCAATCAACCCTTGCCCAAATTGGAAGCTGGTCGGTTCGGAGCTCCGGGTCTAGCGATGGTAGCCCTAACGGGCTTTCTCAGGTGTCTTCTCCCCCAACTTCGCCGCTTGGTGCTCAAAATGATGCTTGGAATCTGATATACCAAGCAGCGGGCCAAGTTGCAAGGATGAAGATGCATGGCTGGTTTAGACCCACCCGAAATCAAGGACTTCCTGGACCGCCTCGAAGCGTCCATCATCCGGTCCACACTTCAGCCCCCATGAAATCCCCCAACTCTAGCTTCAGTAATAATACTCAT TTGGAGCAAGCCAGAAGAGAGCAAATGGCGAGGCAACAGAGCAGTGCCATGTTGAATAGGCAAGTGAAGAATGGATGGTTTAACGAGCAGCCTGTCTGTCAAAATAGAGGCTTAAGGTCTGGATTTGGAGTTGGAGGGTTTGTGGAGAGTAACAGGTGTGGAAGGGTAGTGGGTGATTCGGGTCAAACAGGATGGTCTGCTCTGCCATTTGAgcagcaaaatcactatcaaGGACAATCCGGGTCGGGTATGCGAGCGGGTCACATGGGTGGATCTGGTAACTGTGGCGTTGTGAAGAAGAGGGAGTGCGCTGGCACTGGCGTTTTTCTGCCTAGGAGATATTGTAGCCAGAATTCTACTGATTCTCGCAAGAAACCAG GGTGTTCCACTGCTTGGCTTCCTGCTAGGGTTGTTGAGTCTTTGAATAAGAACATTGATGGCTTAAATGGCATTCCTTCTCAACACCAGCACCAGCCTCATGCTCTTCCTCAACCACCACGGTTCAATTCTGAATATG AAATAATAATGGCTAGGAGAAATGCATTGCTTGCACAACAGAGGAGAAATCTACAACAAGAAGGAACAATGAATCTTGAAGTACGCCTTCCTCAGGAATGGACGTACTGA